The following are encoded together in the Glycine soja cultivar W05 chromosome 5, ASM419377v2, whole genome shotgun sequence genome:
- the LOC114411473 gene encoding protein RRP6-like 2 codes for MGLTKPKVPFHVSTIKKPQHEYNIFVDNTNLPFNHVWLKWSHGEKRFIHPLESLSVMSFVDTDVGDVVPVKAPPIESTPFKLVETVQDLKELAAKLHSADEFAVDLEHNQYRTFQGLTCLMQISTRTEDFIVDTLKLHSSIGPYLREVFKDPSKRKVMHGADNDVVWLQRDFGIYICNLFDTHQASKVLKLERKSLEYLLCHFCDITANKEYQSADWRLRPLPYEMLRYAREDTHYLLYIYDFMRIELFSMLKEPESVDAPLVEVYKCSYKVCMRLYEKELLTEKSFLRIYGLQGAGFNAQQLAVVSGLFKWRDFVARVKDDSTGYVLPNKSILEIAKQMPVTANNLRLLVNSRHPYVEHNLDSLVNIIRHSIQNTAAFEEIAQLLKTGHDVATIAQQLTRHPAQEHNRHPIRIGSQVMEGNFHKVLGSNIIHHWRRHGVESHQLFDWQHVLVHFSTPVVQSCRYY; via the exons ATGGGACTGACCAAACCTAAAGTGCCGttccatgtatcaaccattaAGAAGCCACAGCATGAGTACAACATCTTTGTTGACAATACTAACTTACCATTCAATCACGTTTGGCTAAAGTGGAGTCATGGAGAGAAACGGTTTATTCACCCACTG GAAAGCCTCTCTGTTATGAGTTTTGTTGATACAGATGTTGGGGATGTTGTGCCAGTGAAGGCCCCCCCAATAGAAAGCACCCCTTTCAAGCTTGTGGAGACCGTCCAAGATTTGAAAGAGTTGGCTGCTAAGCTGCATTCTGCTGATGAATTTGCA GTTGATTTGGAGCATAATCAATATCGCACTTTCCAAGGCTTGACTTGCCTGATGCAAATCTCAACAAGGACTGAAGATTTTATTGTTGACACTTTGAAACTTCACAGTTCTATTGGGCCCTATTTGAGGGAAGTCTTCAAGGACCCTTCCAAGAGAAAA GTTATGCATGGAGCGGACAATGATGTTGTGTGGCTTCAACGAGACTTTGGAATCTACATTTGTAATTTGTTTGACACTCACCAG GCTTCAAAGGTGTTAAAATTGGAGAGGAAGAGTTTGGAGTATCTTCTTTGTCATTTTTGTGACATTACTGCAAACAAGGA ATACCAGAGTGCAGATTGGAGACTACGCCCCCTTCCTTATGAAATGCTAag aTATGCCAGAGAAGATACACATTATCTGCTATACATATATGATTTCATGAGGATTGAGTTATTTTCCATGCTTAAGGAGCCTGAAAGTGTTGACGCTCCACTGGTAGAG GTCTACAAGTGCAGTTATAAGGTCTGCATGCGCCTATATGAAAAAGAACTTCTGACAGAGAAATCCTTCCTTCGTATATACGG GTTGCAAGGCGCTGGTTTCAATGCTCAACAACTTGCCGTTGTTTCG GGTTTGTTTAAATGGCGTGACTTTGTTGCCCGTGTAAAGGATGATAGCACGGGATATGTATTGCCAAATAAATCTATTCTTGAAATTG CTAAACAGATGCCTGTCACTGCAAACAACCTTCGTCTATTGGTGAACTCGAGGCACCCATATGTTGAACACAATTTGGATAGTCTTGTCAACATAATTAGGCATTCTATTCAGAATACTGCGGCATTTGAAGAAATTGCTCAATTATTGAAAACAGGACATGATGTTGCTACCATTGCTCAACAATTGACTCGACATCCTGCCCAGGAACATAACAGGCACCCCATTAGGATCGGCAGCCAAGTGATGGAGGGTAATTTTCACAAAGTATTAGGTTCAAATATCATTCATCATTGGCGGAGGCATGGTGTTGAAAGTCATCAATTGTTTGACTGGCAACATGTGCTTGTGCACTTTTCAACTCCTGTTGTACAGTCCTGCCGCTACTATTGA